The segment gcctcccaaagtgctgggattacaggcatgagccaccgtgcccggcaactagccaattttttaaaaattacattttttagagGTGTCATTTTTACTGGGAAAAACACAGTGACACCATTCAAGAAAAAATTGAACAGTAACTTTAATCACTACATTAACACAATTTTAAAGGTTGATCTGCAACATATATACcttttaaagaatgttttcatcatatgtaggcagttttgttttgtttttgtttttgttttgaggcagagtcttgctctgtcaccaaggctggagtgcagtggtgtgatctgggctcactgcaacctctgcctcccgggttcaagtgattctcctgcctcagcttcccaagtagctgggactacaggtgtgtgccaccacacccagctaatttttgtatttttcgtacagaaggggtctcaccatgttggtcaggctggtctcgaacttctgacctcatgatccacccgcctcggcctcccaaagtgttggaattacaggcgtgagccaccgcgcccggtcataGGCAGCTTTTAAAAGAACACATGtgcagcctggccatcatggtgaaacccgtctctacgaaaaatacaaaagttagctgagcgtggtggcacctgcctgtaatcccacttgcttaggaggctgaggagggaggatcgcttgagccctggaagcgGAGGCTGccgtccagcctgggcgacaaaacaagactctgtctcgaatagaaaacaaaataacaacaacaacaacaaaccatgtGTGATTCCAAGCAAATCAGAGAATCTCTAGACACCAGAAAAACCTCGAGGCATGCGCTGAAAGGAAGAGGTCAGAATTCTCCGCGAGGAGCTCAGAGGATtctgagggaagagagaaggcGGCTGCGCCTGGACACAGCTCTGAGCTCGTGCTACCTCCTTCAGGCACGAAGTCTTGAGTTGCTAGAAAATGGATCTGTCACTGGGCCTTGCTCTGCCAGGACCTGTAGAGCTGGGGACCTCTCTGCGGCGAGCCCAGCAGTTTGACTGCTCTGAGGCGCCctagggctgagggaggggcCGCGACACCAGCCCCGCCCCGAAGCCACCTgggaaaggaagcagaaaaaggaGAAGCAGCAACGGCTGCTCTGCTTCCTTTCCATGTCGCTCTTGGGACATGCCGGGCCAGCAGAAAGCAACTCCATAGGGGAGGAGAGCCACGGAGGATCTCACAGCCGCAGTCTAATAGTATCGCAGaggtaattttaactttttacttttctactcCTCCAGGGGCAGCTGatatccccccacccccaccccggaaGTTGAGATGTCCCTTCTCTGTTCCACCCAGGCATCGCCTAAGTTGGGAACAGGTCATATGTCTTAAAATTTGggattctttaaaaacatatgtgaccaggcgcggtggctcacacgggtagtcccaggactttgggaggccgaggtgggtggataatttgaggtcaggagttcaataccagcctggccaacatggtgaaacctcatctctaatataaatacaaaaattagccgggtggtagtagtagctgtaatcccaggtactcgggaggctgaggcaggagaattcctcaaacctaggaggcagaggttgcggggaggcagaggttgtgatgagccatgattgcgccactgcaccccagtgtgggtgacagagtgagaccctgtctcaaaacaataacaacaacacaaATGTGTGATGgcgtatgcctatagtcccagctactggggaggctgaggtgggaggatggtttgagcctgggaagtcgaggctgcagtgaactgtgatcatgccactgcaatccagcctgggcgacagagtgagaccctgtctcaaaaaaaaaaacaaaaacaaacaataaagcaCATGTGGTACGTTGTAGAAGTCATTGACCTTGGTAAGACAGTGGAGGAAACTACTTTGCTCTGACTCATAAATTTGCCCCCAGTAAGCAGTATTTATAAATAGCCCCAGTCAGGCACTGCATGAAGACATTTCAGTCAACGACAGACCATGTGTACaacggtggtcccataagattataattcttataaataagaatttttcagcttAGCGTCGTGGCACAACCactaccttttctatatttagatacagGAATACTTAGCACTGCGTTACAATAGCCTACAGTACCCATTACAGGAATGCTGTACCGGTGTACCTGGTAATGTACCTGGTACAGCATTCCTGTAATGGGTACTGTAGGCTATTGTAACACAGTGCTACGGgccataccatatagcctaggcgTGGAGTAGACTAGGCCATCCACGTTTGTGTCATTACAATCTATGATTTTGTAAAacgatgaaattgcctaatgaagcatttctcagaatgtgtccctgtcattaagtgacacCTCACTGTGTTTCCAAGACATAGTACTGGTCCTTGGGAAGCTCTAAAGAGAGGTCACTGTGAGCTGAACCGTCCTCCTCACTCTGAGCATGGAACCCAACTTAGCTTCCATTTCAGCATTTAGGCTTATAGGAGGAGAACAGGTTAGAAGCCACAGACCAGCAAGAATTGATGACATCGTCCTGTAATTTCTACTGAACCAGGTCTGTCCGACTGGAACTTCATTTTGCCTCTTTGTTTTAACTCCTCAGGAATGTGAGTCAACATTCCATGTCTTCCAGGAGGCTCCTGATCTTCTCTGCCCAGGGACCACTCTTATCTGAACCAGAGACAGGTTAGCTGATTGTGACTCACACACCCTCACTTCCTTCGATGCCCAGGCGTCTGTTTAAAATCTGACCCTGTAAAGACTTTTCCTATTTTGGAAAAGCTCTTCTGTTGTTTGCCTGCACAGATTTGTGctccatttttaatttcaatttttgtagagaaggcgGGTTCTTGCTTTGCTGCCtcggctagtctcaaactcctgggctcaagtgatcctcctgctttggcctcccacagtgctgggattacaggtgtgagccacggtaccAGGATGGATTTGTCTTCCTTCAGAAGACAGTAACTGATGTTGCCCCTGGCCTTTCTCCCCTAGGATTCAGCAGTGGTCACTATGGGTTCTGTGAATTCCAGAGGTCACAAGGCAGAAGCCCAGGTGGTGATGATGGGCCTGGACTCGGCGGGCAAGACCACGCTCCTTTACAAGCTGAAGGGCCACCAGCTGGTGGAGACCCTGCCCACTGTTGGTTTCAACGTGGAGCCTCTGGAAGCTCCTGGGCACGTGTCACTGACTCTCTGGGATGTTGGGGGGCAGGCCCCGCTCAGGGCCAGCTGGAAGGACTATCTGGAAGGCACAGATACCCTCGTGTATGTCCTGGACAGCACAGATGAAGCCCGTTTACCCGAGTCAGCGGCTGAGCTCACGGAAGTCCTGAGTGACCCCAACATGGCTGGCGTCCCTTTCTTGGTGCTGGCCAACAAGCAGGAGGCACCTGATGCACTTCCGCTGCTTAAGATCAGAAACAGGCTGAGTCTAGAGAGATTCCAGGACCGCTGTTGGGAGCTCCGGGGCTGCAGTGCCCTCACTGGGGAGGGGCTGCCCGAGGCCCTGCAGAGCCTGCGGAGCCTCCTGAAATCTCGCAGATGCCTGTGTCTCCAGGAGAGAGCCGGCGGGGCTGAGC is part of the Macaca thibetana thibetana isolate TM-01 chromosome 17, ASM2454274v1, whole genome shotgun sequence genome and harbors:
- the ARL11 gene encoding ADP-ribosylation factor-like protein 11 gives rise to the protein MGSVNSRGHKAEAQVVMMGLDSAGKTTLLYKLKGHQLVETLPTVGFNVEPLEAPGHVSLTLWDVGGQAPLRASWKDYLEGTDTLVYVLDSTDEARLPESAAELTEVLSDPNMAGVPFLVLANKQEAPDALPLLKIRNRLSLERFQDRCWELRGCSALTGEGLPEALQSLRSLLKSRRCLCLQERAGGAEHGDSKRS